One segment of Spiroplasma kunkelii CR2-3x DNA contains the following:
- the trmB gene encoding tRNA (guanosine(46)-N7)-methyltransferase TrmB has product MRLRNKPWATEYIMENLTFAIQNPEYYKGQWGKMIFKNNNPLNIEIGSGKGDFIIALAKKYPNQNFLAIDRYPSVLVLALKKIIAENLSNLKIIVFDAIFLLKIFAHKEINKIYLNFSDPWPKVRHEKRRLTNKIYLDFYQIILQDNGEIHFKTDNNQLFTYSLESFKENNWKIVDYTTNLYQSQYAENNVSTEYERRFVKLGKNINYLYARK; this is encoded by the coding sequence ATGAGACTAAGAAATAAACCTTGAGCAACAGAATATATTATGGAGAATCTTACCTTTGCAATTCAAAATCCAGAATATTATAAGGGACAATGGGGAAAAATGATTTTTAAAAATAATAATCCCTTAAATATTGAAATTGGTTCTGGGAAAGGGGATTTTATTATAGCATTAGCAAAAAAATATCCAAATCAAAATTTTTTAGCAATCGATCGTTATCCATCAGTTTTAGTTTTAGCTTTAAAAAAAATAATTGCTGAAAATTTATCTAATTTAAAAATAATTGTTTTTGATGCTATTTTTTTACTAAAAATTTTTGCACATAAAGAAATTAATAAAATATATTTAAATTTCTCTGATCCTTGACCAAAAGTGCGACATGAAAAACGTCGGCTAACAAATAAAATATATTTAGATTTTTATCAAATTATTTTACAAGATAATGGTGAAATTCATTTTAAAACAGATAATAATCAATTATTTACTTATTCATTAGAATCATTTAAAGAAAATAATTGAAAAATTGTTGATTATACAACAAATTTATATCAGAGTCAGTATGCGGAAAATAATGTTTCAACTGAATATGAACGACGCTTTGTTAAACTTGGAAAAAATATTAATTATTTATATGCCAGGAAATAA
- a CDS encoding EAL domain-containing protein, with protein sequence MSNILNIIFVYLLFIIIFFIIYIFTWGLVRNSFARFSIYYQVVIGGVFAILVIIAQGLIPFFVPPKTGETNTMIAINIFLPIIVCWMIGVFISCFATILYTIIIFTFLFAILPFLNNNYFLPLTGTPNIIMISVLYVLTLLIVFVSWYFKWTKWTRWSLLTLTGFITASIIVLAQSKRMAMSENFVSELYVLVWITMTYFAYSICGIIELIYVHAIKLQNIIEYDRNSYVREALAHDAIYNLIHKNKIRRGIYFTFMINNIEKLDKFLNSNVKNKIIDLISHQVFTLWKEQNVLFFKASLNHFGIFLPLDQIEKPDISSILLQNKSKLRSETDLLKQFEILLRQVNTTFILKNYKIIVKLQGYASLYGLQSNNLNKLKEYNIATADNRLNLEYSNQIIFIDPENIKELSNQKRSILVLNEHIQLEKIVSLYSPIINVNDGLTLAYHYSSNLVDGVDSDLIFGKDSNTFGGIVNETMLARFNAALNIKNFHKLDNYLEQKLFITYPASFISSDQFNLKKFATKLIELKVKPGNLILTFDLMETGFDSEKFKKNLNTIKNIGIEVAVKNFGAIDTELNSLYYYEPNYAFFSPTIIREMFIHLHYQNLIKEYIILAEKLDIILIAPQVNSYLGYSKLKELKINYMFGSLFGTYDEPQNEIGNEIKIALLKNSRKGFKDETKK encoded by the coding sequence ATGAGTAATATTTTAAATATTATTTTTGTATATTTATTATTTATAATTATTTTTTTTATCATTTATATTTTTACATGAGGTTTAGTGCGTAATTCTTTTGCTCGTTTTTCAATTTATTATCAAGTTGTTATTGGTGGTGTTTTTGCAATTTTGGTTATTATTGCCCAAGGATTAATCCCATTTTTTGTGCCACCAAAAACTGGCGAAACCAATACAATGATTGCTATTAATATTTTTTTGCCAATAATAGTTTGTTGAATGATAGGTGTTTTTATTTCTTGCTTTGCCACAATTTTATATACGATTATTATTTTTACTTTTCTTTTTGCAATTTTACCATTTTTAAATAATAATTATTTTTTACCTTTAACAGGTACTCCTAATATTATTATGATTTCAGTACTTTATGTTTTAACCCTTCTAATTGTTTTTGTGAGTTGGTATTTTAAATGAACAAAATGAACTAGATGGTCTTTATTGACATTAACAGGATTCATTACGGCTTCAATTATTGTTTTAGCACAATCAAAAAGAATGGCTATGTCAGAAAACTTTGTAAGTGAATTATATGTTTTAGTGTGAATTACAATGACTTATTTTGCTTATAGTATTTGTGGTATTATTGAATTAATTTATGTTCATGCAATAAAATTACAAAATATTATTGAATATGACCGCAATAGTTATGTTCGTGAGGCTTTAGCACATGATGCTATTTATAATTTAATTCATAAGAATAAGATTCGTCGTGGAATTTATTTTACTTTTATGATTAATAATATTGAAAAACTAGATAAATTTCTAAATAGTAATGTTAAAAATAAAATTATTGATCTTATTTCTCATCAAGTTTTTACACTATGAAAAGAACAAAATGTTTTATTTTTTAAAGCAAGTTTAAATCATTTTGGAATTTTTCTTCCTCTTGATCAAATTGAAAAACCTGATATTAGTAGTATCTTATTACAAAATAAAAGTAAGTTACGATCAGAAACTGATTTGTTAAAACAATTTGAAATTTTATTGCGACAAGTTAATACTACTTTTATTTTAAAAAATTATAAAATAATTGTTAAATTACAAGGATATGCTTCATTATATGGATTACAATCAAATAATTTAAATAAGTTAAAAGAATATAATATTGCAACAGCAGATAATCGGTTAAATCTTGAATATTCAAATCAAATTATTTTTATTGATCCAGAAAATATTAAAGAATTGTCAAACCAAAAACGTAGTATTTTAGTTTTAAATGAACATATTCAGTTAGAAAAAATTGTTAGTTTATATTCTCCAATTATAAATGTAAATGATGGCCTTACATTAGCATATCATTATAGTAGTAATTTAGTTGATGGGGTTGATAGTGATTTAATATTTGGAAAAGATAGTAATACTTTTGGGGGAATTGTAAATGAAACAATGCTAGCTCGTTTTAATGCGGCATTAAATATTAAAAATTTTCATAAATTAGATAATTATTTAGAACAAAAATTATTCATTACTTATCCAGCTAGTTTTATTAGTAGTGATCAGTTTAATTTAAAAAAATTTGCAACAAAATTAATTGAATTAAAAGTAAAACCTGGTAATTTAATTTTAACTTTTGATTTAATGGAAACTGGATTTGATTCTGAAAAGTTTAAAAAAAATTTAAATACAATTAAAAATATTGGTATTGAAGTTGCTGTTAAAAATTTTGGAGCAATTGATACGGAATTAAATAGTTTGTACTATTATGAACCTAATTATGCTTTTTTTTCTCCAACAATTATTCGTGAAATGTTTATTCATTTACATTATCAAAATTTAATTAAAGAATATATTATTTTAGCAGAAAAACTTGATATTATTTTAATTGCACCACAAGTTAATAGTTATTTAGGATATAGTAAATTAAAAGAATTAAAAATTAATTATATGTTTGGTTCATTATTCGGAACTTATGATGAACCACAAAATGAAATTGGTAATGAGATAAAAATAGCTTTATTAAAAAACAGTCGGAAAGGATTTAAAGATGAGACTAAGAAATAA
- a CDS encoding lipoprotein — protein sequence MKRLLTLFGAITLVGTSTTSLVACNTPQEYTKKELTKLKAENKINIIDETIKYNLEWIAPQEKPFNNVDNKYYFVVWRGDKNDNLRLIKFKNYDLQHNKILDKHNECVLVLEFLSSHYTDLFIQENKFPNRRWYWKNDNGTYIKSIYRWNLDTQDPELILDENGNIKVNGE from the coding sequence ATGAAAAGATTATTGACTTTATTTGGTGCAATTACATTAGTAGGTACAAGTACAACAAGTTTAGTTGCTTGTAATACACCACAAGAATATACAAAGAAAGAATTAACAAAACTAAAAGCAGAAAACAAAATAAATATAATAGATGAAACTATTAAATATAACTTAGAATGAATAGCACCACAAGAAAAACCATTTAATAATGTTGATAATAAATATTATTTTGTTGTTTGGCGTGGTGATAAAAATGATAATTTAAGATTAATTAAATTTAAAAATTATGATTTACAACACAATAAAATTTTAGATAAACATAATGAATGTGTACTTGTATTAGAATTTTTATCATCACATTATACAGATTTATTTATTCAAGAAAATAAATTTCCAAATCGCCGTTGATATTGAAAAAATGATAATGGTACATATATAAAATCAATTTATCGTTGAAATTTAGATACACAAGATCCTGAATTAATTTTAGATGAAAATGGTAATATAAAAGTTAACGGAGAATAG
- a CDS encoding uracil-DNA glycosylase produces MWIKYAVGWGEFFDNEIKKPYFKQLLNNIDSEYQNKLCYPAKTDIFRLFTLIEPNDIKVVIIGQDPYHGPGQANGLAFSINDGIKTPPSLVNIFHELKKDLGVDHYASGNLDHWAKKGVFLYNTIGSVAAQTPLSHKDIGWTNFSQNLIIYLNEIRNDIVYVLWGNYAKQYGEYILNKINLIKGAHPSPFSYNLFKDQQFFVKINDLLLKNKKNIIDWKM; encoded by the coding sequence ATGTGAATAAAATACGCAGTTGGTTGAGGAGAGTTCTTTGATAATGAGATTAAAAAACCGTATTTTAAACAATTGTTAAATAACATTGATAGTGAATACCAAAATAAACTTTGTTACCCTGCAAAAACAGATATTTTTCGTTTGTTTACATTAATTGAGCCTAATGATATTAAAGTTGTTATTATTGGACAAGATCCATATCATGGTCCAGGCCAAGCAAATGGTTTAGCTTTTAGTATTAATGATGGTATTAAAACTCCGCCAAGTTTAGTCAATATTTTTCATGAATTAAAAAAAGACTTAGGTGTTGATCATTATGCTAGCGGTAATTTAGACCATTGAGCTAAAAAAGGTGTTTTTCTATATAATACAATTGGAAGTGTTGCTGCCCAAACGCCCTTAAGTCATAAGGATATTGGTTGAACTAATTTTAGTCAAAATTTAATTATTTATTTAAATGAGATTCGTAATGATATTGTATATGTTTTATGAGGCAATTATGCAAAACAGTATGGTGAATATATTTTGAATAAAATTAATCTTATTAAGGGAGCGCACCCATCACCCTTTAGTTACAATTTATTTAAGGATCAACAATTTTTTGTAAAAATTAACGATTTACTTTTAAAAAATAAAAAAAACATAATTGATTGAAAAATGTAA